One Apodemus sylvaticus chromosome 14, mApoSyl1.1, whole genome shotgun sequence DNA window includes the following coding sequences:
- the Btn1a1 gene encoding butyrophilin subfamily 1 member A1 yields the protein MAVPTESCLLVYLLTLVTLQLPTLESAAPFDVTAPQEPVLALVGSDAKLTCRFSPNAGSEHMELLWFRQTRSPSVLLYRNGQEQEGQQMTEYRGRATLVTAGLLDGRATLQIRGVRVSDQGEYRCSFKNNDNESKEAAVLLKVAAVGSDPHISMKVQENGDVELECTSSGWYPEPQVQWRTANGETLPSTSESQKHDEEGLFTVAASMMIRDSPIKNVSCCIQNMILGQGKEVEISLPAPFMPRLTPWIVAVAIFLLALGLLTIGSILFTWKLYKERSSLRKKEFGSKERLLEELRCKKAAVHEVDVTLDPDTAHPHLFLYEDSKSVRLEDSRQILPDKPERFDSWPCVLGRETFTSGRHYWEVEVGDRTDWAIGVCREDVVKKGFDPMTPDNGFWAVELYGNGYWALTPLRTPLRLAGPPRRVGVFLDYESGDISFYNMTDGSLIYSFPSMSFSGPLRPFFCLWSCGKKPLTICPTASGPEKITVIANVQDSIPLSPLGEGSASGHRDATFLA from the exons ATGGCAGTTCCCACCGAATCCTGCCTCTTGGTCTATCTGCTCACCCTCGTGACCCTACAGCTGCCCACGCTGGAGTCGG CAGCTCCCTTCGATGTGACCGCACCTCAGGAGCCAGTGCTGGCCCTAGTGGGCTCAGATGCCAAGCTGACCTGTCGCTTTTCCCCAAACGCGGGTTCAGAGCACATGGAGCTGCTGTGGTTTCGACAGACGAGGTCGCCATCGGTACTTCTATACCGGAATGGCCAGGAGCAGGAGGGCCAGCAGATGACGGAGTACCGCGGGAGGGCGACGCTGGTGACAGCCGGGCTCCTAGACGGCCGCGCTACTCTACAGATCCGAGGTGTCAGGGTCTCAGACCAGGGGGAGTACCGGTGCTCTTTCAAAAACAACGACAACGAATCCAAGGAAGCCGCTGTACTTCTCAAAGTGGCTG CTGTGGGCTCAGATCCTCACATCAGTATGAAGGTCCAAGAGAATGGAGACGTGGAGCTAGAGTGCACCTCCTCCGGATGGTACCCAGAGCCTCAGGTGCAGTGGAGAACAGCCAACGGAGAGACGCTACCATCCACATCAGAGTCCCAGAAGCATGATGAGGAAGGCCTGTTCACTGTGGCAGCTTCGATGATGATCAGGGACAGCCCCATAAAGAATGTGTCCTGCTGCATCCAGAATATGATCCTTGGCCAGGGGAAGGAAGTAGAGATCTCCTTACCAG ctCCCTTCATGCCAAGGCTGACTCCCTGGATAGTAGCTGTGGCTATCTTCTTACTGGCCTTAGGACTTCTCACCATTGGGTCCATACTCTTCACTTGGAAACTATACAAGGAAAGATCCAGTCTGCGGAAGAAGGAATTTGGCTCTAAAG agaGACTTCTGGAAGAGCTCA GATGCAAAAAAGCTGCAGTACATGAAG TTGATGTGACTCTGGATCCAGACAcagcccacccccacctcttcctGTATGAAGATTCAAAGTCGGTTCGATTGGAAGATTCTCGTCAGATCCTGCCTGATAAACCAGAGAGATTTGACTCCTGGCCCTGTGTGTTGGGCCGTGAGACCTTTACTTCAGGGAGACATTactgggaggtggaggtgggagacAGAACTGACTGGGCCATTGGTGTGTGTAGGGAGGATGTGGTAAAGAAAGGGTTTGACCCCATGACTCCTGATAATGGGTTCTGGGCTGTGGAGTTGTATGGGAATGGGTACTGGGCCCTCACCCCACTCCGGACCCCTCTCCGCTTAGCAGGGCCCCCTCGCCGAGTTGGGGTTTTCCTGGACTATGAATCAGGAGACATTTCCTTCTACAACATGACTGACGGTTCTCTCATCTATAGTTTCCCTAGCATGTCTTTCTCTGGCCCGCTCCGTCCCTTCTTTTGTCTGTGGTCCTGTGGTAAAAAGCCCCTGACCATCTGTCCAACTGCCAGTGGGCCTGAGAAAATCACAGTCATTGCTAATGTCCAGGACAGCATTCCCTTGTCCCCGCTGGGGGAAGGCTCTGCTTCAGGACACAGAGATGCTACCTTTCTCGCCTAG